A region from the Aphis gossypii isolate Hap1 chromosome 1, ASM2018417v2, whole genome shotgun sequence genome encodes:
- the LOC114129373 gene encoding probable G-protein coupled receptor Mth-like 3, giving the protein MMARAYVTVWIVAWACCPAVSTVGVKVTKCCPRDMILAIDTFSCTGFVTDDQNQRESYAWSSEDDSAVATAPEDFAFSVSKSNSIPWWIPPYMEFLQASNLSENFEPDDRLFNMDGRMPCDISVREMTVIDEDVAVLDDGRLVMFGQENRTTGGVHGRLTFTSSEYCIDRVSLVDGITVNAKATTTTAAARATTTAAARTTATPTTTSTASTTTAAAAVNGSRINSPDGMSAAVNNETQSTYTYVALVCRPCSRMTCVPKCCGKGMMLVYQKHNKNDVVGCRRVQSVVNATAAIHMKFVNGTELRRKDLYFYGLKPPNCGNRGWYLLGADPKKTGSLAANKPLSGYGLLPDGRVQVDGGLVPIERDDYCVDAMQAGPETAPVAYTGVMLACRLAAGVADAAGPLKFRQILYGVYFVVGTIFLAATLLIYAVLPELRVTVHSGNLMAHTVCLFVSYATLAATTLVRQMFNNCACIIAGFVIQFSFLAAFFWLNVMCADIAWTFSGFRLLLSSNKIENEKKKYVIYSAYAWGCSIGITILTAMAEFTKLFGDSSYKPNFGNYDCWFSNKFSVGVFFYLPIGLLLSTNFILFLFTAFRIVFIRRGTSKVLNRQNNHNDMRLSLYLKLFCLMGVTFVFEVISWAVEAPAYYWYATDAINSLRGVFVFFIFCWKRSVLNLLLARAPEPARERFVRTFGVREAHRYPSFSSSCHPNNFGTTTNMSTRTHSSGATSAQTAVSGLQLSQFGSSASVAAVTSARRDSSGR; this is encoded by the exons ATGATGGCTCGAGCGTACGTGACTGTATGGATTGTGGCGTGGGCGTGCTGTCCGGCTGTCTCCACCGTCGGTGTCAAGGTGACGAAATGCTGTCCCAGGGACATGATATTGGCGATCGACACGTTCTCGTGCACGGGCTTTGTGACCGACGACCAAAACCAGCGCGAGTCGTACGCTTGGTCGTCGGAAGACGACTCGGCCGTGGCCACTGCACCGGAAGACTTTGCGTTCTCCGTCTCCAAAAGCAACTCTATACCCTG GTGGATACCGCCCTACATGGAGTTCCTGCAGGCTTCGAACCTATCGGAAAACTTCGAACCCGACGACCGGTTGTTCAACATGGACGGCCGCATGCCGTGCGACATAAGCGTCCGGGAGATGACCGTCATCGACGAGGACGTGGCGGTGCTGGACGACGGGCGGCTGGTCATGTTCGGACAGGAAAACCGGACGACCGGCGGCGTTCACGGGCGGCTTACGTTCACCAGCTCCGAGTATTGCATCGACCGCGTGTCGCTGGTGGACGGCATCACTGTCAACGCCAAGGCCACGACGACCACCGCGGCCGCTAGGGCGACGACCACCGCGGCCGCTAGGACGACGGCCACGCCGACCACGACCAGCACGGCCTCCACTaccacggcggcggcggcggtcaaCGGCAGCAGGATCAACTCGCCGGACGGCATGTCGGCCGCCGTCAACAACGAAACGCAGTCCACGTACACGTACGTGGCGCTGGTGTGCCGGCCTTGTTCGAGGATGACGTGCGTGCCGAAGTGCTGCGGCAAGGGAATGATGCTCGTGTACCAGAAGCACAACAAGAACGACGTGGTCGGATGCCGGAGAGTGCAGTCCGTGGTCAACGCCACTGCGGCCATACACATGAAGTTCGTCAACGGCACGGAACTGCGAC GTAAGGACCTCTATTTCTACGGCCTGAAGCCGCCGAACTGCGGTAACCGCGGCTGGTACCTGCTGGGCGCGGACCCGAAGAAGACGGGCTCCTTGGCCGCCAACAAGCCGCTGTCCGGCTACGGCCTGCTGCCCGACGGCCGCGTGCAGGTGGACGGCGGCCTGGTGCCCATCGAGCGCGACGACTACTGCGTGGACGCGATGCAGGCCGGCCCGGAGACGGCGCCCGTAGCGTACACGGGCGTGATGCTGGCCTGTCGGCTGGCCGCCGGCGTGGCCGACGCGGCTGGACCGCTCAAGTTCCGCCAGATACTGTACGGCGTCTACTTCGTGGTCGGCACGATATTCCTGGCCGCCACGCTGCTCATATACGCCGTGCTGCCCGAGCTCCGCGTCACCGTCCACTCGGGCAACCTGATGGCGCACACCGTCTGCCTGTTCGTGTCGTACGCCACGCTCGCGGCCACCACGCTCGTCCGGCAAATGTTCAACAATTGCGCCTGCATCATTGCCG gtTTTGTCATACAATTTTCATTCCTTGCAGCATTTTTCTGGCTGAACGTCATGTGTGCGGACATTGCATGGACATTTAG CGGATTCAGGCTACTTTTGtcttcaaataaaattgaaaacgagaagaaaaaatatgtaatttattcagCTTATGCGTGGGGCTGTAGCATTGGAATCACAATATTAACAGCTATGGCCGAATTCACCAAATTATTTGGTGATAGTAGTTATAAGCCAAATTTTGGCAATTATGATTGTTGGTTTTCTA aTAAATTTTCAGTTGGtgtattcttttatttacCAATTGGGTTACTTCTTTCAACCAATTTCATACTGTTCTTATTCACTGCTTttagaattgtatttatacgaAGGGGTACTTCAAAAGTATTGAATCGTCAAAACAATCACAACGATATGAG GTTGTCGCTGTACTTAAAGCTGTTCTGTCTGATGGGCGTGACTTTCGTTTTCGAAGTGATCTCGTGGGCGGTGGAAGCGCCCGCTTACTACTGGTACGCTACGGACGCGATCAACTCTCTCCGCGgcgtgtttgtattttttatattttgttggaaGCGGTCAGTGCTCAACTTGCTGCTAGCCCGGGCGCCCGAGCCGGCCCGAGAACGGTTTGTCCGGACATTCGGCGTCCGCGAAGCGCACAGGTACCCGAGTTTTTCGTCGTCGTGCCATCCCAACAACTTCGGTACCACCACCAACATGAGCACGCGGACCCACAGCAGTGGCGCGACGTCGGCGCAGACGGCTGTCAGCGGATTGCAGCTGTCGCAGTTTGGCAGTTCGGCGTCTGTCGCGGCGGTGACGTCGGCTAGGAGGGATTCATCTGGACGATAG